aaagCAAAATTATGTACAAGAgcaaactataaaaaaaatatatattttaagctTCTAAACaaagaattaaatatttgCTATATACCTGATCATCGGACGATAACTCTCTAAATTCGGGAAATACTTTAACCCACTCTAAACATAACCGCAGTTCTCTAATATTCCACATCTGTACATCATTCATTGAAGCTGGATAGAATTCTCTAAATGTAGTTCCTGCCtagaataatattaaaaagttatagttaataagtataatagaaacatatatatttttgttagtTTATTCTTACATCATCAGGTAATTTATTAGTTTCAAAAAGTAAACTTGGTCTTGGTAAAATTTCTTTAGCTGTTAAATCATCAGCTATTgctttttttcttaaatcaTTGCACAAATTTTCTATACGTGCTaatttattcataatttCAACATCTTGTACATTTTCTACTAACGACGAATCTGGATTACAATTTTCAAAGTTCAATtctcttttaaaattataagaatcaattaaagtattatatGGCATGCTAACATTAGAAGGTGTTTCTtctcttttaattttaacagaAGAACTAATCCTATCACGATCATTCTGAATCGCATTAGCATCCATACCAGCAGCTAAACATTTTTCAAAACGACAATGTCGACATGCACAACGAACatctacaaaaaaaaaaaattaattataataaataataaaaaaaaattatactttaattAAACATACTTTTATCAATATCACAATTTCCATTAAATTGACATGTAAATTTCAAATCAGATACAACTGTCCGTCGAAAAAATGTCTTACACCCATTACAACTTGCAACACCATAATGATAGCCAGTGGCTTTATCATTACAAACATCACAAAGTTGACCTTCAGGAACTTTTCtccctaaaaaaaaaaaattattaaaaaattaaacaaaaaaaattttagaattaaaatttcattttatggttaaataaatttgtatacacattttatatacaaataataaaaaaaaaatttattctccAACTTACTTTGtgacatatttttattcagttgacaattaaaattaataatataaatacaaaatcgaaatctaaaattacaaaaatgacatttgttaaaagttttaaaaattgggAACTATATGAATGTATTGTAAAGTTAATCCAAAGTACATGGGACATTGTCAtgtttaaatgttatatattttacaattagCGTCTAGTAGCGtggctaaaaaaaaatattaaatcaatgcaattatatttataatagtgTCTGTTTATCATTATTCAAACAATGAAGTGTTAATGAGGGAGTattaatttacaaattttttttatttttttttaacgtCTCATCATATAATCACATTAAttgtttacttttaaaaataacaaaatcattaattattttttttttttctaattttttcacatattattaaaaataaaatattagttaaagtactataacataaataatagaaattttgtaaaaaaaattggcaAAATTTATGGTATGGCGCGTAATGTCAGCTGTTAATCAATATTGACCTCAGGATAAAATGATAACGTTTTCTCGcgaaaacatttttatagtatGTACAAAGTATAAGAagagtataaaaattttgggATAGTATATAGAGAGAATAACAATTTTccttctttttattaaattttatattatatattgctATTGCAGACTAAATATACACTATCTTATGTAACTTTTTCTAATGAGTTGATATAATGGTATTGTTGAAAATGATATACTTACTTATTAATGTACtaataaaaactaaataaaagtgattaatttttttttttttagaatgaTATAATCTACCTACTTTTATTCTTTGTTGTTTATACTTATTATCTATCTCAGCTAAGATATATAAATGCttataatatgttaaattgatataaatataaaattatatatatatataaatatatatatataccaCTTGTATGGTGATATTGTAATATTGTTAGTGAACTTTTCAtcattttgatataaatgtataaattcATGTTTATATGATAGGACgtaataagaaatattaaagtaatattaataacaataattaaaatattatattttttgatacaGACACATgtctaataaaattttacgcTAATAAACTTGTATGGAAGTAGTtttaattcataaaaattatctcaaaaaataaataaataaatagtttaaaatatatataaaaaaaatagagggattagaagaaaaaaacctgtataaaaaaataatttctaaattttatttaacaatcagaaaataataacatatggaaatacattaatatttatatataaaaatttttgtgatAAACACATACATATGAAAATGAATTAAGCAGTATTACAATTGTTTTAAAGACAATCTAGTAACTGTAGATGTCTTGTTAATTACATCTCTACCCAACAAGGTGTTtcattaagaaaaaaaaaacttttatacaaataaatcTTCATTTATCTAaagaaacaaataaaaatattttaatgtactcattcatatttatctatttaacaatagttttaaatactacatgaatttttttagatcATAGAAGTACCGTTACCTTGTGccaacatttatttttattttagcaGATCATGTTTATTTAGATCATTCTATATTCTTTTTGTTACGCGCCAatcttatataaaataacatatacTTAACTtcaataaaacttttatgaATTGTTGATGAATCAACGagattattttacaatttaagGTACTACatttaaatacaaatatatgtTTGATGTACATTTtggataaataataatatttaaaacaatattattatataactaatttttaaacatataaattaattttttaaaattaaaactaagtattcaatcatttttaatatcctCCTGATATATTTggataatgaaaaaattactttcatttattttatctaatataAGATCAATGATCAAAACAAAAAACAtgtgttataaaatatatgaaatgACATTTGTATTGAAGcgtattataaaataaaatataaatagaataatttaaataaatctacttctaaattataaataaaaaaaaattaatgataataacaaacatttaatactaaattattctttacttacataatatattataaataaatttatttttaatgtcataatttatataaagtttcatattaatttaaaattataaattcttATTTCCTCATTAttattctattaaaattttattctataaattattaataaaatattaattatgcAATTAACTTTCTACTTATATAATTTAGTATAAAACTTTTCTAAATGTTAAACacttaaagtataaaaattaacagaaaattttttaaattaaaaataaaatatcttagtAGTTTCTAAGTTTGtccaaaaatataaaaaaaaaaattctaaattctttttatttttcaataaaataatttaagattaaaaaaaaaatatattaaaaaatatttattattttacagtttcaaaatactaattttaataataaaagtgaTATACagatgtattttaaaaaaacaaccagaaatttaaaataaaattagctTACCGgaaatattaacaataaaaaatttacctaataataaatttaaaaatttaaaaatgatttacaaacataatttaaatatatataatattttaaaatttgttcaatttaaaaaaaaaataaaataaaaatttttttcaaagacatgataatatttaagaattgttttaaattaaaatttgtttattgtacttattttgtgaaaataataacataaagtaatactataaataaataataaaatgtcagcataaacttttatcggtgaatattaaatatttttttttattataaataacaaattatttttataattttaaatcattattaGTTGCGTAGTGGATTACAGAACATtcttgaataaatttttcttagaattaatttttgattaatgttgattaatatttttgaattcATCATATCtttctatattattttaatttttaataaataaattacatcatttttaattaaaaaaaaatttttttaatttgttaaataagTCTATTTTAAGCTATTGATAGTTTGTTACTTCaaccaaaaattttattgattcTAGTTATTATccagaaaaaaaattatatatattttttagtaagATGAgttataattgttaaaataataaatggaTTATTCACCTTTGCTTACAAGGAAACAAAttgttatcataaaaatcatacttttaaatttatcaattggataattataattttttttactatataaatatttaaaaaaaacattttaatgttGGTTTATATCTTTTACTAATTATTTAACTATTATTAGAGATAGTTTGTTATCTAGTCATAAACAAAagtgatttttaaaaaataccattaaacttaaaattataatattttatatattaactacttaaaaaagttttatattaagATAGTCAGAAAtggttgaaaaaaaattttttttttttaaattaaaacaattaatataaattaaaacataaaaatattataatttcaaAGATTATGATGCATAATAagcataaaaatatataatttatattttatttttattttattctttaaactttttgaataaaattttattgacgttataaattttttttttattatttttttattattattattatatatataacctTTTTAACAGTATTTATGTTTTAGaagtataattataaaagataaaacttTACAAAAACAATATGGAAGTGAGATAAGATTAAAGAAGGAAAATTAAAGAACAAAAATGTaatgttgaaaaaataataaatatatatatatttttaaatattttagaaattgaAAATGTTATTGCTTTTATTTACTATTTAGGAATAtctgaaaatttttattattattgaaattGTTAGATAAAAGGgaaagttttataaatttaaataattacaaaattttatactataaaatatttttaaaatttaaatatagtaaaaagaaaaatttttgattgtaaagttttacttttaaatgataacaaatataaagggaaaattataaaaataagaattattatataataattaaaaaaaaaaattttatttaacaattagaaaataattgtatatatatataatattaatatttatatataaaatttttaaagtaagtACACATATAAAGAATGAGTTAAGCAGTATTACTTTGTTTTAAAAGACGATCTAATAATTGTAAAGGTCTCGTTAATTGTATCTCTACCCAACATGGTGTTTCCTTAATAACGCTTCTTGTATATCCGGGTCCCCATCCTTTTACAAAACTAATAGAAATAGTACAACATACTCTTCTTAAATCATCAACACCTGTATCAGCATGCTCAATTAATGAAGGTGATATTATATGATTTTGTGGTAATC
This Strongyloides ratti genome assembly S_ratti_ED321, chromosome : 2 DNA region includes the following protein-coding sequences:
- a CDS encoding Transcription factor HNF-4 homolog, which translates into the protein MSQRRKVPEGQLCDVCNDKATGYHYGVASCNGCKTFFRRTVVSDLKFTCQFNGNCDIDKNVRCACRHCRFEKCLAAGMDANAIQNDRDRISSSVKIKREETPSNVSMPYNTLIDSYNFKRELNFENCNPDSSLVENVQDVEIMNKLARIENLCNDLRKKAIADDLTAKEILPRPSLLFETNKLPDDAGTTFREFYPASMNDVQMWNIRELRLCLEWVKVFPEFRELSSDDQFALVHNFAFTFNILNRVFYSIDNGEDKIVYPNGAYILRQPQDEVRIPGCRSIYHRQMDEIMIPLRKLGVDMKEFAAFKFILLFNPDASDLSQFAKPLVETTREKYIRILFNYIICKNGVNEGGSRYGKLLLMTSSIQQIIAQNEENMQVMEVFGHFWRINQFVKELCMKARENDRQ